In Labeo rohita strain BAU-BD-2019 chromosome 16, IGBB_LRoh.1.0, whole genome shotgun sequence, one DNA window encodes the following:
- the s100t gene encoding S100 calcium binding protein T — translation MVPIASRLHQHPSLLKEQKSNHHLTTRMSNILNTENASTLENAMQLMIQTFHKYSGNEGDKYTLSRQELKEMLTQELGNYLGNAQDKDAVDKVMGDLDSNNDGEVDFTEFIILVGALTVACNDFFLEYHEKEGKKVEKKE, via the exons ATGGTGCCCATCGCCTCCCGTCTTCACCAGCATCCATCTCTCCTCAAGGAACAGAAGAGCAACCATCATCTAACAACAAG AATGTCTAATATTTTGAACACTGAGAATGCCTCCACTCTGGAGAACGCCATGCAGCTGATGATCCAGACGTTCCACAAGTACTCTGGGAATGAGGGCGACAAATATACTCTCAGCAGGCAGGAACTCAAAGAGATGCTAACGCAAGAGCTGGGCAACTACCTTGGG AATGCACAGGATAAGGATGCGGTAGATAAAGTCATGGGAGATCTGGATTCAAACAACGACGGTGAGGTGGACTTCACAGAGTTCATCATCCTCGTGGGTGCCCTCACTGTCGCCTGCAACGACTTCTTCCTCGAGTATCACgaaaaggaaggaaagaaggtTGAAAAGAAAGAGTAG
- the si:ch211-105c13.3 gene encoding protein S100-A16 — translation MEGAIKTVVMQFLSSARGKESLGGKNFQKLVQSQLGNILSDTDSSSAVKDMMKGLDDNQDGKVSFQEYLTLVGYLANSLSEQKTQSAAASGQ, via the exons ATGGAGGGTGCCATTAAAACAGTTGTTATGCAGTTCCTGTCTTCAGCACGGGGAAAAGAGAGCCTGGGTGGGAAGAACTTCCAGAAGTTAGTCCAGAGTCAGCTGGGAAACATCCTGAGC GACACTGACAGTTCTTCAGCAGTGAAGGACATGATGAAAGGTCTGGATGACAACCAGGACGGGAAGGTCAGCTTCCAGGAGTACCTGACGCTGGTGGGCTACCTGGCCAACTCACTGAGTGAGCAGAAAACACAGAGCGCCGCAGCCAGTGGACAATAA
- the LOC127177966 gene encoding serine/threonine-protein kinase pim-3, whose protein sequence is MAYIRVPDHPKAIPMEIGLTLMANKSPRSPQIIKLLDWEDNEDHYIMVMERPMPCMDLTSFVKLHGECLDEGTTRKVMRQVIEAANACITCGVFHRDIKMENLLVNQDTMEVKLIDFGCGAQMKKFGYEVFSGTKAYCPPEVTVNGRYHAKPTTVWSLGILLFMMACGYYPTDYDLELISKRRWTRPGLSQECCQMISSCLQSDPQQRIDLEKMHLHDWFKSAFVWWAEMIALSIPLLTLWHLAGRHVLVAPGASA, encoded by the exons ATGGCCTATATCAGAGTG CCTGATCATCCCAAAGCCATCCCCATGGAAATAGGCCTGACACTCATGGCCAATAAAAGCCCCAGAAGTCCTCAGATTATAAAGCTTCTGGACTGGGAGGACAATGAAGACCATTACATCATGGTCATGGAGCGACCCATGCCCTGCATGGACTTAACAAGTTTTGTGAAGCTCCATGGAGAGTGTCTTGATGAGGGGACGACACGAAAGGTCATGCGGCAGGTCATCGAAGCCGCCAATGCTTGCATCACGTGTGGTGTCTTTCATCGGGACATCAAGATGGAGAACCTACTGGTGAACCAGGATACCATGGAGGTGAAATTGATTGACTTCGGGTGTGGTGCGCAAATGAAGAAATTTGGCTATGAAGTCTTCAGTG GCACAAAAGCGTACTGTCCACCAGAGGTCACCGTGAACGGAAGATACCACGCAAAGCCGACAACAGTGTGGTCGCTAGGGATCCTCCTGTTCATGATGGCGTGCGGATATTATCCCACAGACTATGACCTGGAACTGATCAGTAAGAGGAGATGGACCAGACCTGGCCTGTCACAAG AATGCTGCCAGATGATTTCTTCATGTCTTCAGTCTGATCCACAGCAGAGGATCGATCTGGAGAAGATGCATCTCCATGACTGGTTTAAG TCAGCTTTTGTCTGGTGGGCTGAAATGATTGCCCTTTCCATCCCTCTACTCACACTTTGGCATCTTGCGGGCCGGCATGTCCTTGTAGCACCTGGCGCCTCGGCTTGA